In the Helianthus annuus cultivar XRQ/B chromosome 11, HanXRQr2.0-SUNRISE, whole genome shotgun sequence genome, one interval contains:
- the LOC110887737 gene encoding WAS/WASL-interacting protein family member 3-like produces MDADVPFADDPVVDPVVPLAEIPADVPIADPVIPVEAPIEEAPFDLFGARSFKSVASASLHAQGVQLYSSDSDSDMAMSVAPPVFLDVDPEPEVEFLPDEPAPIGPEPVVAHDPIEAPAVAHLPDPLPEPGHVDMPDVAPPIIVAPIDLPPIPDAPVIDAPIVAPVVPVSAPVHADHASFASYIDSRYADTRNGWIEDDDDYPPFVLPVTPPVAPISAPTDIPLFHPHTTDAHRTNLPITFLQDIPPPRPGEGSSRQPPVSIPPVLSSSFSFTSQFPYIAPPAAPSFIPSSEPFLWTTPPIMPLSDPYHPYHVGYTTEDILTSLMMQ; encoded by the coding sequence ATGGATGCCGATGTCCCTTTTGCTGATGATCCTGTTGTCGACCCTGTAGTTCCCTTGGCTGAGATTCCTGCTGATGTGCCCATTGCTGATCCTGTCATTCCAGTCGAGGCTCCCATTGAGGAGGCTCCTTTTGATCTGTTTGGTGCTCGTTCTTTCAAGTCTGTAGCGTCTGCTTCACTACACGCCCAGGGCGTACAGCTCTATTCCTCTGATTCCGACTCGGACATGGCGATGTCTGTCGCGCCTCCCGTTTTCCTCGACGTCGACCCAGAGCCAGAGGTCGAGTTTTTGCCTGATGAGCCTGCTCCTATTGGTCCGGAGCCGGTCGTTGCTCACGACCCCATCGAGGCCCCAGCTGTTGCACATTTGCCAGACCCTTTACCTGAGCCTGGTCATGTCGATATGCCAGACGTAGCACCGCCTATCATTGTTGCGCCCATCGATTTACCACCGATTCCTGATGCCCCTGTTATTGATGCACCCATTGTTGCACCGGTAGTACCTGTTTCAGCCCCTGTGCATGCTGACCATGCATCGTTTGCTTCTTACATTGATTCTCGTTATGCTGACACCCGCAACGGGTGGATCGAGGacgatgacgattacccaccGTTTGTGCTACCTGTCACCCCTCCCGTAGCACCTATTTCTGCACCCACTGATATTCCATTGTTTCACCCACACACCACAGACGCCCATCGCACTAATCTTCCCATCACATTCCttcaggacataccgccacctcgtcctggagaggggtcatcgaGGCAGCCGCCTGTTTCTATTCCACCCGTACTGTCATCATCTTTTTCGTTCACATCTCAGTTTCCTTATATTGCACCACCTGCTGCACCATCTTTCATaccatcgagcgagccatttttatggactacgcccccAATCATGCCATTGTCTGATCCGTACCACCCGTACCATGTTGGGTACACTACGGAGGACATACTTACATCCTTGATGATGCAGTAG